A part of Gemmatimonas groenlandica genomic DNA contains:
- a CDS encoding DUF5916 domain-containing protein has product MFVSRSRRTVVPAALSVVALLAALITTSSSRLRAQTADSTRATVGQAIRATRAPDIDGRENDAVWRAATPMTAFRQFEPGENGEPTFRTEARAAYDDRYLYVIVRAFDPHPDSLAALLSRRDVKTASDQLKIIIDAYHDGRTGVELAVNPAGVKRDYSIYGDITEDATWDGVWDVATSIDSLGWIAEYRVPFSQLRFTARDVHTFGFGVWRDITRLNERTGWPLYRPSRRTLISQLGTLEGITGIGTPRRLELLPYTVTKSVPNPAVPRGGVRGSLAGGLDLKAGLGSRVTIDATVNPDFGQVEADPAVLNLSAFEIRFDERRPFFQEGAGLYRCGGSCEGIFYTRRIGRTPQLRRSNADALFTNITAAAKITGRFDNGLAFGLVNASTEQVRGADGATIEPQTNYLVLRGLREMRGGRSQLGMELTDVRRRSDAATDPFLRRAATTLLLQGYHRFARDRWEVMGYTGLNEVSGSAKSIALTQRNSVHFYQRPDHEETYDSTRTAMGGVVVSAGIKQVGGRVRYENVLRYASAGVEMNDLGFVNLVNDMSFRQSLDLRQLRPNRVLRSSFSTMSAETHWTTGGLLAAQTVSVHTSGSLLNNWGGAITASLSDVGNTHCVSCARGGPALRQSMKNNLRFDLVGDPRPVVVPRAAYRIGTSDEGRSWYRGADAGAEWRFASRFSTSLALNYDQVTNDQQWIGNYGAFLSDTTHFTFARLHQHILGITMRANWTATPTLSFQLYAQPFVTTGQYSNWRELSDARADEYDDRFSTFRTSAPANFNVKQFNSNAVLRWEYRPASAIFLVWQQGRAQDARNPGVFVPGRDVRDLFGARPLNTLLLKVSYWFNP; this is encoded by the coding sequence ATGTTTGTATCGCGTTCACGCCGTACCGTAGTTCCCGCCGCGCTATCCGTAGTCGCGCTGCTCGCCGCCCTGATCACCACATCGTCGTCCCGCCTGCGCGCGCAGACAGCGGACAGCACTCGGGCGACCGTTGGTCAGGCCATTCGCGCCACGCGTGCGCCCGACATCGATGGCCGCGAGAACGACGCCGTCTGGCGCGCCGCCACGCCGATGACCGCGTTCCGGCAGTTCGAGCCGGGCGAGAATGGTGAGCCGACCTTTCGCACCGAAGCGCGCGCCGCATACGACGACCGCTATCTGTACGTGATCGTGCGGGCATTCGATCCACATCCCGACAGCCTCGCCGCGCTGCTCTCGCGCCGTGACGTCAAGACGGCCAGTGACCAACTCAAGATCATCATCGACGCCTACCACGACGGACGCACCGGTGTCGAACTCGCGGTGAATCCGGCTGGGGTGAAGCGCGACTATTCCATCTACGGCGACATCACCGAAGATGCGACGTGGGATGGGGTCTGGGACGTCGCCACCAGCATCGACAGTCTGGGGTGGATCGCCGAGTATCGCGTGCCCTTCAGTCAGTTGCGCTTCACGGCGAGGGACGTGCACACCTTCGGCTTCGGTGTGTGGCGCGACATCACGAGACTGAACGAACGTACCGGCTGGCCGCTGTACCGGCCGTCGCGTCGTACGCTCATCTCGCAGCTTGGCACGCTCGAGGGCATCACGGGCATCGGCACGCCGCGACGCCTCGAACTGCTGCCGTATACGGTCACCAAGAGCGTACCCAATCCTGCCGTCCCTCGCGGGGGCGTACGCGGTTCGCTGGCGGGTGGGCTCGATCTCAAGGCGGGCCTCGGATCGCGCGTTACGATCGACGCCACGGTGAATCCCGACTTCGGTCAGGTCGAAGCCGATCCCGCCGTGCTCAATCTCTCCGCCTTCGAAATTCGCTTCGACGAACGGCGGCCCTTCTTCCAGGAAGGCGCCGGTTTGTATCGCTGCGGTGGATCCTGCGAAGGCATCTTCTACACGCGCCGCATCGGACGGACTCCGCAACTGCGGCGATCCAACGCCGACGCGCTCTTCACGAACATCACCGCCGCCGCCAAGATCACCGGGCGCTTCGACAACGGCCTCGCGTTCGGTCTGGTGAATGCGTCCACCGAGCAAGTGCGTGGGGCCGATGGCGCCACCATCGAGCCGCAGACGAACTACCTCGTGCTGCGTGGCCTGCGTGAAATGCGCGGCGGACGCTCGCAGCTAGGCATGGAGCTCACCGATGTGCGCCGCCGCAGCGACGCCGCCACCGATCCGTTCTTGCGCCGCGCCGCCACCACGCTGCTGCTGCAAGGCTATCATCGGTTTGCGCGCGACCGGTGGGAAGTGATGGGCTACACGGGCCTGAATGAAGTCAGCGGCTCCGCCAAATCCATCGCCCTCACGCAACGCAACAGCGTGCACTTCTACCAGCGGCCGGATCACGAGGAAACCTACGACTCCACCCGCACGGCCATGGGCGGCGTCGTGGTCTCCGCCGGCATCAAGCAGGTCGGCGGTCGTGTGCGCTACGAGAATGTGTTGCGCTACGCCTCAGCCGGTGTCGAGATGAACGACCTCGGCTTCGTGAACCTCGTGAACGACATGTCGTTCCGGCAATCGCTCGACCTGCGCCAGCTGCGCCCGAACCGGGTGCTCCGCTCATCATTCTCCACGATGAGTGCCGAGACACACTGGACTACAGGCGGACTGCTCGCCGCACAAACAGTGTCGGTGCACACCAGCGGCTCGCTGCTGAACAACTGGGGTGGCGCGATCACCGCGTCGCTCAGCGATGTGGGCAATACGCATTGCGTGAGCTGCGCCCGCGGCGGCCCCGCGCTGCGGCAGTCGATGAAGAACAACCTGCGCTTCGATCTCGTCGGCGATCCGCGACCCGTGGTGGTGCCGCGCGCCGCGTATCGTATCGGCACCAGTGATGAGGGACGCTCGTGGTACCGTGGGGCCGACGCCGGCGCGGAGTGGCGCTTCGCCAGCCGCTTTTCGACGTCTCTCGCGCTCAACTACGATCAGGTGACCAACGACCAGCAGTGGATCGGCAACTACGGCGCCTTTCTCTCCGACACCACGCACTTCACCTTCGCGCGACTGCACCAGCACATTCTCGGGATCACCATGCGAGCCAACTGGACCGCGACGCCGACGCTCTCCTTCCAGTTGTACGCGCAGCCGTTCGTGACGACCGGACAGTACAGCAACTGGCGTGAATTGAGCGACGCCCGCGCCGACGAGTACGACGACCGGTTTTCGACCTTCCGCACCTCGGCCCCGGCCAACTTCAACGTCAAGCAGTTCAACTCGAACGCCGTGCTGCGGTGGGAGTACCGGCCGGCCAGCGCCATTTTCCTGGTCTGGCAGCAGGGTCGCGCCCAGGACGCTCGAAATCCCGGCGTGTTCGTCCCGGGCCGCGACGTCCGCGATCTCTTCGGCGCCCGCCCGCTCAACACCCTGCTCCTCAAGGTCAGCTACTGGTTCAACCCGTAG
- a CDS encoding lysophospholipid acyltransferase family protein, which yields MTPTPASALALEDWHLGPHVPQSHRFWLRALGRTLLFRAGWRFEGQMPNVPRFVVIVAPHTSNWDFPIGLAAKWALGFDAHWWGKHTLFVPPVGWFMRANGGIPVDRKNSQNAVERTIEAFRSNERFALALAPEGTRKKVTAWRSGFWHVAKGANVPICCVALDFRRKVVRLGPTTMPVEDDPAAGIARIRTYYADVAGYDPSQQT from the coding sequence ATGACGCCCACCCCCGCCAGCGCACTGGCGCTCGAAGACTGGCACCTCGGCCCCCACGTGCCGCAATCGCACCGCTTCTGGCTGCGCGCCCTCGGTCGTACGCTTCTCTTCCGGGCAGGCTGGCGCTTCGAAGGACAGATGCCGAACGTGCCGCGCTTCGTGGTGATCGTCGCCCCCCACACGTCGAACTGGGATTTCCCGATCGGACTGGCGGCCAAGTGGGCCCTTGGCTTCGACGCGCACTGGTGGGGCAAGCACACGCTCTTTGTGCCGCCGGTGGGGTGGTTCATGCGCGCCAACGGCGGAATTCCGGTAGATCGCAAGAACTCGCAGAATGCCGTCGAACGCACCATCGAGGCGTTCCGGTCGAACGAACGGTTCGCGCTGGCCCTCGCGCCGGAAGGGACGCGCAAAAAGGTGACGGCGTGGCGAAGCGGCTTCTGGCACGTCGCGAAAGGCGCTAATGTCCCTATCTGCTGCGTCGCCCTGGATTTCCGACGCAAAGTCGTACGACTCGGGCCGACCACGATGCCCGTTGAAGATGATCCCGCCGCGGGGATCGCCCGCATCCGGACGTACTACGCTGACGTGGCCGGATACGACCCCTCGCAACAGACCTGA
- the msrB gene encoding peptide-methionine (R)-S-oxide reductase MsrB, producing MADKIRKSELEWRMILSAEQFRVMRSHGTERAFGGRYWDHHADGLYLCAGCGQPLFSSQAKFDSGTGWPSFTEPLTDVAVETSTDRKWFIVRVEVHCATCEAHLGHLFDDGPTPGGMRYCINSASLDFSATEE from the coding sequence ATGGCAGACAAGATCCGCAAGAGCGAGCTGGAGTGGCGGATGATTCTCTCGGCCGAACAGTTCCGCGTCATGCGATCCCATGGCACCGAGCGGGCCTTCGGCGGCCGCTATTGGGATCACCATGCCGACGGGCTGTATCTCTGCGCCGGCTGCGGGCAGCCGTTGTTTTCGTCGCAGGCGAAATTCGACTCCGGCACGGGGTGGCCCAGTTTTACGGAGCCGCTCACCGATGTCGCCGTCGAGACGAGCACGGATCGCAAGTGGTTCATCGTGCGCGTCGAAGTGCACTGCGCCACCTGCGAGGCGCATCTCGGACACCTGTTCGACGACGGCCCGACCCCGGGTGGCATGCGCTACTGCATCAACTCCGCGTCGCTCGACTTCAGCGCGACCGAGGAGTAG